One Glaciihabitans arcticus DNA window includes the following coding sequences:
- a CDS encoding WXG100 family type VII secretion target has protein sequence MTRYQVDSEAVLTSSSSVHAAIGRIRAEVAGLTGQLTALEQQWNGPAAAAFQAGVAEWRGTQQRVEENLGAIGSALGHAGQGYADVEATNARLFGR, from the coding sequence ATGACCAGGTATCAGGTAGACAGCGAAGCAGTACTCACCAGCTCGTCATCGGTGCACGCCGCCATCGGGCGGATCCGCGCCGAGGTTGCGGGACTCACCGGGCAGCTCACCGCCCTCGAGCAGCAGTGGAACGGTCCGGCGGCAGCCGCGTTCCAGGCCGGGGTCGCCGAGTGGCGGGGCACCCAGCAGCGCGTGGAGGAGAACCTCGGCGCCATCGGATCCGCCCTCGGCCACGCCGGCCAGGGCTACGCCGACGTCGAGGCGACGAACGCGCGGCTGTTCGGGCGGTGA